TTTGCCCACTGGTCACCGGCGCCAATCCCATGATGGCCTCCAGCACCAGGGTTTTGCCTGCTCCGGTCGGGCCGAGAAGTGTGAAGAATTCACTCTTTTCAATAGACAGATCAATGTCCTGGATTGAAAATCTCGGCAAATCAATACGGAGTTTGTTTAGTTGGATCATGCTTTTACCTGTTTAGGAAGTGAAACGATTCTTAGAAGGAGAAACAGCAATAGAGAAACCAGAATTAGCCAGACGGCCACTGGTTGCGAATACTTGAGTCCGTACGCAGTGAAACGCTCGTAGATCATAACAGGCGCAATCATGGGGTGGTATGCAATAATGACTATTGCCCCGAATTCACTGATGGCCCTGGCTGTGCACATGATCATCCCGACCAGCATGCTTCTCCAGGCCAGTGGAAACGTGATGCGGAAGAAGGTGCCGGTCATGGATGCTCCGAGACTGCGTGAGACTTTTTCAAGGCGCTTCGGAATGGCTTCGAATCCTGCCTTGGCTGTGTTTATGTAGAATGGCAACCCAACAAATACCATCACCAAGACAATTCCTGTCACGCTTCCCATGATACGAATTCCAAACGCATGCATGAACTGGCCCAGCCAGTGGTCTTTGCCGGCAACACTCAGAAGAGCAATGCCCACAACAGGATGGGGAATCATTATGGGGAGATCCACAACGCTCTCTATGAACTTTTTTCCAAAAAAAGTCTTGCGCGCGATAAGATAAGCGAAAGGCGTGCCAATAATAAACGATATGAGCGCCGCCAGGCCTGACGCATAGATACTAAGCCAGATGGAGTTGACTACGTCCCTGTCGGTTATAGCCTCCTTAAGATTACTAAATGAGGGCTGGGCCACCATCTCGATAAGGGGAAGCAGGATGAAGAACAGAATGATCGAGGTCGAGAAAATGGTCAACCAAATGAATGGATCAGGTCTCTTTCGCATTCTATGCTTTCACACTGCTACTTTTTGACCTCAACCAGCTTCTGAAGAGATGGGGGAAGCATGGCTTTCATTTCTGCAGTGGGGACTTTGCATGGAACAAAGGGCGGTTGGCCCATTTCCCTGAAGATCTTCAGGCCGCCATCAGGATCGATTACATATTCCAAGAAGGCCAGGGCGGCCTTCGGATTTGGTCCATCTTTGATCATGGTGATCCCGTAGGTGCAGGATTTGCCTGTGCGCGTCATCCAGGTTCCCGGTTTTTTCCCGGTCACTTTCACGGAGGCTTGTTTGTAAAAACTGTCATTTTTGTGATTGCCTAAATTGATCTTATCAGGAAGAACCACGTATTCTAGCTCATGCTGGACCGCCACGGAGAGGTACTCCCACGCGTAGTCCATGTGCCCTGTTTTTAAGAGGAAAACGAGCTCAACTGATTTGGGCCTGATATTTTCCTTGGGCCGGTTGGCGATCAGGCTTTCATAAAGTCCTGGCTTATTGTAGTGTTTTTCAGCCAACTGCAGCACCATGAGGCTCCGGTAGCCGCAGGGGTCAAGATTGGGATCCGCATGTCCCCAGACGACCCCTTTTCGGCCTAGGATGTCGTACCAGTTATCGGCATTAACCTCGTTTGCAAAGCGGCTCTTGTCCGTATAGCAGAGAACCAGTTGGTTGGTTGCAAAACGGATGTTCCACACCGCATATTCGGGAATCAGGGTCTTGTCTATAACCTTAAAATCAGCAGAAGCCATTATATCGGCAGGCTTGTGAAGTTCTGAAATCATACGTGCCATCTTGGTGCTCCCGCCTCCCTCACGCAGTACATCCACCTTGGGATACCTGGCTTCAAAGATTTTTTCCATCTTGGCAAAAGGCACTGTCAGGCTCCCTGCATGGAAGATGACAACCTTGCCCTGAGGTTCGGCTCCAACACAAAACGGGTAGAAAACCACTGCGGCCAGAAAAACAACCACCAGAAAGCTCTTTACCGACTTGTCAACTCTTGTCATCGCTTGTTTCTCCTCTTAGAATTGCCCCTATTTCTCCCTATTCGGTCTTGATTGCTGCGGGAAGACCATTTTGCCACGAAGACTCAGGTCATATCCGTCCAGTTCCTGAGCCATCTCGCGGAATTCAGACTCCGAAAGAAGGCCTAAGAAGAGCTGGACTTCGTGCAAGAAGAAGCGATCTTTCGGGATAACGAGATCGTATCGCTCCCAGCGCAGGGGAATGAAGCCCAAACCCAAAAGCCCTGCAACGGGTCTTATGGCAGGGGCCGTATCTGCTCGGCCTGAGAGCACCTCTATGGCGACATCGAGATGGCTTCTGAATTCCTGCTCGTAACCTTGAATCTCTTTCGCTTGAAGGCCGGCCTTTTCAAGTTCCCGGTCAAGAAGAAGCCGTGTGCCTGTGCCTTGAGGACGATTGGCGATCCTTATGCCGGGTTGACCCAGATCAGAGATACCGTCGATCCCCTTGGGATTTCCTTCGGCTACGAGGAGTCCTTGTTCTCTTCGACAAAAATTCACCACAGCCGGCAATTCACCCCCGAGTTCCTGGTAGGCAAAGTCAAAATTATATTCCTTTTCATCCTCCTGCATAAGATGGCTTGATGCAACGTGGCAGAGGCCTCGGCCCAAGGCCTTGAGTCCTCCAAGGCTGCCCACGTTGCCAAAGACGGCCAAATGGTCCGGGTAGACGCGATTGAAAAGCGCTATAGTCTTGTCCAGAAGGATGTCATGACTTCCCGCAATGGCGAGCATCCCGGGTGAGGGAGGAAGGTGGGCTGATCTGGGGTAGTTGATGATATGGCTTTCCAGCCACTGTTCCACCAAACGGCGGGGGAAGAGCCATTTCCCCGTAACCTTGCTGGCCGGGAGCCCCTTTTCGGAGACAAGGGAATAGACCATCTTTTCGTTTACATCCAGAAACTGAGCCACCTCTTTTGTGCTGAGAAAGGCTTGGTCATTGCTTTTTTTCATTACTCTAACACTCCAGGTTCCATGCGACATCCGTTACTCAGGATTATGAAAGCATTTTCTACAGTTTAAGTTAGACTTTGTCAAGCAAAAAAGCCGGCTAGGGGAGAAAGGGGCTATATGTACGAAAAGCAACTAATATTAACAGGCCTTGGTCCTGGATTGTGGAATTCGCAATTTTTCAATTCCGGTTTATCCGGGATTAAATTAGGGCACTTCCAGAAAATCGGAAGTGATAAAACTCAGAATGTGGCGGGTCTACGGAAGGAATAGAGCGGCCGAGATATTAGGGCCAAAACCGAGCACGCTGTTAGTGAATCCAACAGATCTTCTGTTTCACGGGTGGCTTCATCTGAAAAACACCAAGCCATAGTAGCCGAACAATCCAATACAAACTCCTTCATCAGGCTCTCCCTTCATCGATCATGTCCCGAATTTTCAGCCCGCTTAAGCGATTGCGACCTTGAATCTCCTTGATTTCTTTAATGGCGAGACGAATCTGGCTTTGATCGGTTTTGGAAGCAGATATAAGT
This portion of the Deltaproteobacteria bacterium genome encodes:
- a CDS encoding ABC transporter permease; translated protein: MRKRPDPFIWLTIFSTSIILFFILLPLIEMVAQPSFSNLKEAITDRDVVNSIWLSIYASGLAALISFIIGTPFAYLIARKTFFGKKFIESVVDLPIMIPHPVVGIALLSVAGKDHWLGQFMHAFGIRIMGSVTGIVLVMVFVGLPFYINTAKAGFEAIPKRLEKVSRSLGASMTGTFFRITFPLAWRSMLVGMIMCTARAISEFGAIVIIAYHPMIAPVMIYERFTAYGLKYSQPVAVWLILVSLLLFLLLRIVSLPKQVKA
- the wtpA gene encoding tungstate ABC transporter substrate-binding protein WtpA; the encoded protein is MTRVDKSVKSFLVVVFLAAVVFYPFCVGAEPQGKVVIFHAGSLTVPFAKMEKIFEARYPKVDVLREGGGSTKMARMISELHKPADIMASADFKVIDKTLIPEYAVWNIRFATNQLVLCYTDKSRFANEVNADNWYDILGRKGVVWGHADPNLDPCGYRSLMVLQLAEKHYNKPGLYESLIANRPKENIRPKSVELVFLLKTGHMDYAWEYLSVAVQHELEYVVLPDKINLGNHKNDSFYKQASVKVTGKKPGTWMTRTGKSCTYGITMIKDGPNPKAALAFLEYVIDPDGGLKIFREMGQPPFVPCKVPTAEMKAMLPPSLQKLVEVKK
- a CDS encoding helix-turn-helix transcriptional regulator — its product is MKKSNDQAFLSTKEVAQFLDVNEKMVYSLVSEKGLPASKVTGKWLFPRRLVEQWLESHIINYPRSAHLPPSPGMLAIAGSHDILLDKTIALFNRVYPDHLAVFGNVGSLGGLKALGRGLCHVASSHLMQEDEKEYNFDFAYQELGGELPAVVNFCRREQGLLVAEGNPKGIDGISDLGQPGIRIANRPQGTGTRLLLDRELEKAGLQAKEIQGYEQEFRSHLDVAIEVLSGRADTAPAIRPVAGLLGLGFIPLRWERYDLVIPKDRFFLHEVQLFLGLLSESEFREMAQELDGYDLSLRGKMVFPQQSRPNREK
- a CDS encoding type II toxin-antitoxin system prevent-host-death family antitoxin, yielding MEQIGTHEAKTRLSELLAKVRKGQEFLITNRGKPVAKLISASKTDQSQIRLAIKEIKEIQGRNRLSGLKIRDMIDEGRA